A region of Nerophis ophidion isolate RoL-2023_Sa linkage group LG28, RoL_Noph_v1.0, whole genome shotgun sequence DNA encodes the following proteins:
- the LOC133545124 gene encoding gastrula zinc finger protein XlCGF57.1-like, with protein MLTEEPQPSQIKKEEEYPLIPHFKEEEEDPLTLLFKEKGVDPLGPHIKEEEVEPLTPHIKEEDDEHSMSQQREHLEGLEEFDLTKMPVTGVPVKSEDDEVKGESEEKREAEPPSSSSTQHMTTEADGDHCGGSQADKLLAPLSDSEDTTSHSPDTDDEDSKDDKTCHTDNTPFKCSHCDKTFKYHCRLKRHMRMHTGEKPFICSICGKGFVESQSLKKHTILHTGEKSFVCLICTKGFVESRNLKEHMRTHTGEKPFICSMCGKGFGQSHHLKAHMKIHTGEKPFSCLICGKGFAHSSCLKKHRTRHTGEKSFICSICSKGFVLSNDLKVHRRKHTGEKPFICSICGKGFTESQHLKVHMRRHTGEKPFICSICSKGFVESRKLKEHMRTHTVEKTFVCSICGLSFKRKEHLKVHMRSHTGEIPFSCSICNKGFVESRNLKVHMRIHTGEKPFICSICGKGFVQCNHLKRHMRTHSDEKYFSCSICGKGFAQGHNLKVHMRTHTGEKTFSCSICSKGFLESRNLKVHMRTHTGEKPFICSICGKSFVQCGHLKRHVRTHTGEKLFSCLICGLSFTRKEHLKVHMRTHTSEKSFFLLNLW; from the coding sequence ATGCTgacagaggagccacagccctcccaaattaaaaaggaagaggaatacccactgatcccccattttaaagaagaagaggaggacccactgacgcTCCTTTTTAAAGAGAAAGGTGTGGATCCACTTGGccctcacattaaggaggaagaggtAGAACCattgacccctcacattaaagaggaagatgatGAACACAGCATGAGTCAGCAGCGAGAGCATCTGGAAGGACTGGAGGAGTTTGAtctcaccaagatgccagtgactggtgtccctgtgaagagtgaagatgatgaggtcaaaggtgaaagtgaggagaagagagaggcggagcctccaagcagcagctcaacacaacacatgacaacagaagctgatggagaccactgtggaggatcacaagcagacaagctcttagctccactatcagatagtgaggacacaacgtcacactctcctgacactgatgatgaagactctaaagatgataagacatgtcacactgacaacactcccttcaaatgttctcactgtgacaaaacctttaaataccattgtcgtctgaaaagacacatgagaatgcacaccggagaaaaaccttttatctgttcaatttgtggtaaaggttttgtagaaagtcagagtttgaaaaaacacacaatattacacactggagaaaaatctTTTGTATGTTTAATCTGTACTAAAGGTTTTGTCGAAAGTCGCaatttgaaagaacacatgagaacacacactggtgaaaaaccttttatctgttcaatgtgtggtaaaggttttggacaaagtcaccatttgaaagcacacatgaaaatacacactggtgaaaaacctttttcttgtttaaTATGTGGTAAAGGATTTGCACACAGTTCATGTTTGAAAAAACACAGAACAAGACATACTGGAGAAAAATCTTTTatatgttcaatctgtagtaaaggttttgttctAAGTAACGATTTGAAAGTGCACAGGAGAAaacacaccggtgaaaaaccttttatctgttcaatctgtggcaaaggttttacagaaagtcaacatttgaaagtacacatgagaagacacactggtgaaaaaccttttatctgttcaatctgtagtaaaggttttgtagaaagtcgcaaattgaaagaacacatgagaacacacactgttgaaaaaacttttgtttgttcaatctgtggcttaTCTTTTAAACGGAAGGaacatttgaaagtgcacatgagatcacacactggtgaaataccgttttcctgttcaatctgtaataaaggttttgtagaaagtcgcaatttaaaagtacacatgagaatacacactggtgaaaaaccttttatctgttcaatctgtggtaaaggttttgtacaatgtaaccatttgaaaagacacatgagaacacactctgatgaaaaatatttttcttgttcaatctgtggtaaaggttttgcacaaggtcacaatttgaaagtgcacatgagaacacacactggtgaaaaaacgttttcctgttcaatctgtagtaaaggttttttagaaagtcgcaatttgaaagtacacatgagaacacacactggtgaaaaaccttttatttgttcaatctgtggtaaaagttttgtccaATGTGGCCATTTGAAAAGacacgtgagaacacacactggtgaaaaactttTTTCTTGTTTAATCTGTGGCTTATCTTTTACAAGGAaggaacatttgaaagtacacatgagaacacacactagtgaaaaatCTTTTTTCCTGTTGAACCTGTGGTAA
- the LOC133545353 gene encoding oocyte zinc finger protein XlCOF7.1-like, with protein MLTDSPFFFKKEEKDPLTPHFKEEEEEPLTHNFKEEEEDPLTSHFKEEVVDPLNPHIKEEEMDLLRPHFKEEEEDPHTPHFKEEEEDPLISNFKEEEEDPLTPLFKEKELDPQSPHIKEEEVEPLTPHIKEEEEEHSISQQGEHLEGLEEVDVTKMPVTGVPVKREDDEVKGESEERGGGEPPSSSSTQHMTTEADGDHCGGSQADKLLAPLSDSEDTTSHSPDTDDEDSKDDKTCHTDNTHFTCSHCDKTFKYPSKLKRHMRTHTGEKPFSCSICGNDFTHRHDLKIHMRIHTGEKPFSCSICGKDFTHRHNLKIHMRIHTGEKPFSCSECGKAFVRRSTLKVHMRTHTGEKYFSCSICGKDFVRSQCLKVHVRTHTEVKMFSCSECGKAFVRRSTLKVHIRTHTGEKP; from the coding sequence ATGCTCACTGAttccccatttttttttaaaaaggaagagaaggacccactgacaccccattttaaagaggaagaggaggaaccacTAACACacaattttaaagaggaagaggaggacccactgacttcccattttaaagaggaagtggtggatccactgaaccctcacattaaggaggaagagatGGATCTACTGagaccccattttaaagaggaagaggaggacccacataCACCCCATTtcaaagaagaagaggaggacccactaatatccaattttaaagaggaagaggaggacccactgacgcCCCTTTTTAAAGAGAAAGAGTTGGATCCACagagccctcacattaaagaggaagaggtggaaccactgacccctcacattaaagaggaagaggaagaacacagcatcagtcagcagggagagcatctagaaggactggaggaggttgatgtcaccaagatgccagtgactggtgtccctgtgaagagggaagatgatgaggtcaaaggtgaaagtgaggagaggggagggggggagcctccaagcagcagctcaacacaacacatgacaacagaagctgatggagaccactgtggaggatcacaagcagacaagctcttagctccactatcagatagtgaggacacgacgtcacactctcctgacactgatgatgaagactctaaagatgataagacatgtcacactgacaacactcacttcacatgttctcactgtgacaaaacttttaaatatcctagtaaattgaaaagacacatgagaactcacactggagaaaaacctttttcatgttcaatctgcggtaacgaTTTTACTCATAGGCacgatttgaaaatacacatgagaatacacactggagaaaaacctttttcatgttcaatctgtggcaaAGATTTTACTCATAGGCacaatttgaaaatacacatgagaatacacactggagaaaaacctttctcctgctcagaatgtggtaaagcttTTGTACGAAGAAGCactttgaaagtgcacatgagaacacacactggagaaaaatatttttcttgttcaatctgcggtaaagattttgtaagaagtcagtgtttaaaagtacacgtgagaacacacactgaagtaaaaatgttttcttgctcagaatgtggtaaagcttTTGTACGAAGAAGCACTTTGAAAGTACacattagaacacacactggagaaaaaccttaa